From Salinirubrum litoreum, one genomic window encodes:
- a CDS encoding archaea-specific SMC-related protein — translation MSTLRQEGQSIRLSARNIGGIDETTVEFEPGLTILEGRNATNRTSLLQAIKAACGSRDVSIKSDTDSGEVELTVGGETFRRTLSREGGTIVASGDEYLDDPALAELFAFLLETNEARQAVARGEDLREVIVRPIDTTAIEAEIRQLESRKEQIDDRLDHLDEIERQLPSLEEDRTRVREKIEDKRDELEDVRASIDAAETDVESEREEQRAVEEKLSELQQLRSELEDVRYDIETERESEEALREERTSLEEDLEELPASGTKDPQEINREIDSLRSEREQLERKLTELNTVIQFNEEMLEESNPHLRSALDGSGETDRGGSPTDRLLDDTESVTCWTCGSVVDAEKIEDTLGLLQDVRSQTAGEMDEIGAQIDELESERREIEQRRQRRSDLRTRIDRIDGEIEDHEAAITALQERRDDLESTVAETKEELEALRTESQNEVLDLHEEANELEFELGRLQNKLESTTDQIDEIESELAEREGLESERQEVAAELKDLRTRIESIQNEAVEQFNTHMETVLDLLEYDNIDRVWIERAEQEVRQGRSKRRQPTFDLHIVRNPADGGAYEDVAENLSESEREVIGLVFALAGYLVHDVDEVCPFILLDSLEAFDSERIAKLVSYLTDHSEYLVVALLPEDAQALDEGQRILEI, via the coding sequence ATGAGTACCCTACGACAGGAGGGGCAGTCGATTCGCCTCAGTGCTCGTAACATCGGCGGTATCGACGAGACGACCGTGGAGTTCGAACCGGGGCTCACTATCTTGGAGGGTCGGAACGCGACGAACCGAACGTCGCTGTTGCAGGCGATCAAAGCCGCCTGCGGGAGCCGTGACGTCTCGATCAAAAGTGACACCGACAGTGGGGAGGTCGAACTGACCGTCGGCGGGGAGACCTTTCGCCGAACGCTCTCCCGTGAGGGCGGGACGATCGTCGCGAGCGGCGACGAGTACCTCGACGACCCGGCGTTGGCAGAACTGTTCGCGTTCCTGCTCGAGACGAACGAGGCTCGACAAGCGGTCGCCCGCGGCGAAGACCTCAGGGAGGTAATCGTCCGTCCGATCGACACGACCGCTATCGAAGCAGAGATCAGACAGCTCGAGTCACGAAAGGAGCAGATCGACGATCGACTCGACCATCTCGACGAGATCGAACGACAACTCCCGTCACTCGAGGAGGATCGAACCCGCGTTCGGGAGAAGATCGAGGACAAGAGAGACGAACTCGAGGACGTCCGGGCCTCGATCGACGCGGCCGAGACCGACGTCGAATCGGAGCGGGAGGAGCAGCGAGCCGTCGAGGAGAAGCTCTCAGAGCTACAACAGCTCCGGAGCGAGTTAGAGGACGTCCGGTACGACATCGAGACCGAGCGTGAGAGCGAGGAAGCACTCCGCGAGGAACGGACGTCGCTGGAAGAAGACCTGGAAGAACTCCCGGCGAGTGGGACGAAGGACCCACAGGAGATCAACCGGGAGATCGACTCACTCCGGTCCGAGCGTGAGCAACTGGAGCGGAAACTGACGGAACTGAACACGGTCATTCAGTTCAACGAGGAGATGCTCGAGGAGTCCAACCCACATCTGCGAAGTGCCCTCGATGGCTCGGGGGAGACCGACCGAGGCGGCAGTCCGACCGACCGGTTGCTCGACGACACCGAGTCGGTCACCTGCTGGACGTGCGGATCTGTCGTCGACGCCGAGAAGATCGAGGACACTCTCGGTCTGCTGCAGGACGTCCGGAGCCAGACGGCGGGGGAGATGGACGAGATCGGAGCGCAGATCGACGAACTCGAATCCGAACGCCGGGAGATCGAACAGCGCCGGCAGCGGCGGTCTGACCTGCGCACTCGGATCGATCGGATCGACGGCGAGATCGAGGACCACGAGGCCGCGATCACCGCCCTGCAGGAGCGACGAGACGACCTCGAATCGACGGTCGCAGAGACCAAAGAGGAACTGGAGGCGCTTCGGACGGAGAGCCAGAACGAGGTCTTGGACCTCCACGAGGAGGCGAACGAGTTGGAGTTCGAGTTGGGGAGACTCCAGAACAAACTGGAGTCGACCACCGACCAGATCGACGAGATCGAGTCGGAACTGGCGGAGCGAGAGGGACTCGAATCCGAGCGTCAGGAGGTGGCCGCCGAACTCAAAGACCTCCGGACGCGGATCGAGTCGATCCAGAACGAGGCAGTCGAACAGTTCAACACGCACATGGAAACCGTGCTGGACCTCCTCGAGTACGACAACATCGACCGGGTCTGGATCGAACGAGCCGAACAGGAGGTCAGACAGGGCCGCTCGAAGCGTCGCCAGCCGACGTTCGATCTCCACATCGTCAGAAATCCGGCCGACGGCGGGGCGTACGAAGACGTCGCCGAGAACCTCAGTGAGAGCGAACGGGAAGTGATCGGGTTGGTGTTCGCGCTCGCAGGCTATCTCGTCCACGACGTCGACGAAGTCTGTCCGTTCATCCTCCTCGACTCACTGGAGGCGTTCGACTCCGAACGCATCGCGAAGTTGGTCTCGTACCTGACCGACCACAGTGAGTATCTCGTCGTGGCACTGCTCCCGGAAGACGCACAGGCGCTAGACGAGGGACAGCGGATCCTGGAGATCTGA
- the rdfA gene encoding rod-determining factor RdfA, producing MSDDTDDGVSTGQQGGKVRRVIDRYGLEAAGEELERYWLGEDVDRRSLRDLADYLNRRIVRAAMTDAGLNPLDGEAANTYRLLTDDDVTSGERTKVERHLNRAGIDVEQLRKDFVSHQAVHTYLRKHRGVSLSSDPEEPPREKAVNTIRRLNSRSKAVSEKTVDSLRNQDEVTIGTYRITVDTRIVCRECNSQYDLTEFLQTGHCNCVED from the coding sequence ATGAGCGACGACACCGACGACGGTGTATCGACGGGACAGCAGGGAGGGAAGGTGCGACGGGTGATCGACAGGTACGGGCTCGAGGCGGCTGGAGAGGAACTCGAACGCTACTGGCTCGGCGAGGATGTCGACCGTCGAAGCCTGCGTGATCTCGCCGACTATCTCAACCGCCGGATCGTCCGAGCAGCGATGACAGACGCCGGGTTGAATCCACTCGACGGCGAGGCGGCGAACACCTATCGACTGCTCACGGACGACGACGTCACCAGTGGGGAGCGAACGAAGGTCGAGCGCCACCTCAACAGAGCCGGCATCGACGTCGAACAGTTACGGAAGGACTTCGTCTCTCACCAGGCGGTTCACACGTACTTGCGGAAGCATCGGGGGGTGAGTCTCAGTTCTGACCCGGAGGAACCGCCGAGAGAGAAGGCGGTCAACACCATCCGGCGACTGAACTCACGAAGCAAAGCCGTCTCGGAGAAGACTGTCGACTCCCTGCGTAACCAGGACGAAGTGACCATCGGAACGTACAGGATCACGGTCGACACCCGGATCGTCTGCCGTGAGTGTAACTCCCAGTACGACCTCACGGAGTTCTTGCAGACGGGCCACTGCAACTGCGTCGAAGACTGA
- a CDS encoding HalOD1 output domain-containing protein yields MDDENSPEADDRPAVTTREAFQKTLRKLVVEADANGVDVRGSWPVVRGDETKQWDVEITRLARSSSAHVDTTGSPVASIVEAVAARDGVAPTDLPPLQDAIDHEVLDTLLETDDGARRHVRFQYCGYEITVRADGSIRLDG; encoded by the coding sequence ATGGACGATGAGAACTCGCCGGAGGCGGACGACCGCCCGGCTGTCACGACCAGGGAGGCCTTCCAGAAGACGCTACGGAAACTCGTCGTCGAGGCGGACGCGAACGGCGTCGACGTTCGTGGGAGCTGGCCAGTCGTCCGGGGTGACGAGACGAAGCAGTGGGACGTCGAGATCACCCGCCTCGCTCGGTCGTCGTCGGCTCACGTCGACACGACGGGCTCTCCGGTCGCGTCGATCGTCGAGGCGGTGGCGGCACGCGACGGCGTCGCGCCGACCGACCTCCCCCCGCTTCAGGACGCCATCGACCACGAGGTTCTCGACACGTTACTCGAGACGGACGACGGCGCTCGACGGCACGTCCGCTTCCAGTACTGTGGCTACGAGATTACGGTCCGTGCCGACGGATCGATCCGTCTCGACGGGTGA
- a CDS encoding helix-turn-helix domain-containing protein: protein MDRFDDVETRNPTGVLTVDERETLRVALETGYFGVPRTATLDEVADELGRSNVESSQQLRRGMATVLRATNVLDDPAVVADGGTGRPLDRLFDALSHPYRRRILTLVSERESREEGGFSIGALATEDDDLELLTTELYHAHLPMLADAGYIEWESDGETVHRGSNFEEIEPVLRLMTEHRDELPDGWP from the coding sequence ATGGATCGATTTGACGACGTTGAGACGAGAAATCCAACTGGGGTACTGACCGTGGACGAACGAGAGACGCTCAGAGTCGCCCTCGAGACGGGGTATTTCGGGGTCCCCCGGACGGCGACGCTCGACGAGGTCGCCGACGAACTCGGTCGATCGAACGTCGAGAGCTCACAGCAACTCCGGCGAGGCATGGCCACCGTCCTGCGAGCGACGAACGTCCTCGACGACCCGGCTGTCGTCGCAGACGGCGGCACCGGTCGTCCGCTCGATCGGCTGTTCGACGCACTCTCTCATCCGTACCGACGTCGCATCCTGACGCTCGTCAGCGAGCGTGAGTCCCGCGAGGAGGGCGGGTTCTCTATCGGTGCCCTCGCGACCGAGGACGACGACCTCGAACTCCTCACGACCGAACTGTACCACGCGCACTTGCCGATGCTCGCTGACGCAGGCTACATCGAGTGGGAGAGTGACGGAGAGACCGTTCACCGAGGATCGAACTTCGAGGAGATCGAACCCGTGCTTCGGCTGATGACTGAACACCGAGACGAACTGCCCGACGGATGGCCGTGA
- a CDS encoding GAF domain-containing protein, which produces MTSAAPSAVDVLETVDALGPPGTPVTTPEVAEGFDCTQRTIYNRLDTLVAEGPLRTKKVGANSRVWWRPVDAARHRNGGASGQRRPVTLRDGGASPLDADSEMAERIREFEWGDTPLGPMDDWPAELRVAVDIMLGAERAIGIYWGEDLTLLYNDLARDVIGEKHPDALGQPARTVFAEAWHKLGQPLERVLSGEGAARLDEFLLPLERTDEMEDTWWDTVYSPIPLEDGSVGGVFNIAVDVTDRKRRERNTAFLEALDAELTELTSPEEIVATAGERINDYLNVAVYNMSSIDEDADTVDHLYVWEDDTVRSVPDTVRLSEFSTDAFREAVRAGHPIVSSDTHEDGYTDARATETIDVRSFITVPFHREGDWEYLLSLTDTAPREWREDEVELVQELAKRLFPRLERARAEDALRESEQRYRRLFDSLNESIEAAFFVVEQVSGENEGPPDRGELAAYRFVETNPAFEEFTGLTDVVGKRVTDLGLDGDVPGSDVWDEVERTGESRRFEIEVTDGPLDAGWYDVRVFPYGRSDGGAVACLVDDITERKQLEDDLRTEKERLDVAVEHSPLVLFRLDTELRYTWIRNPDQDFEEVDVLGKRDDELLSPDAAETLRAPKLRALETGERVREEVTYELPSGQVTYDLTAAPIRDDSGEITGLLCSALDLTERKAAEERLEARAELDAFRVELTDAIRPLSDPEAIQREAARVLGEWLDVARAHYAEVDEDEETFRIHADHYRSDVSSTVGEHRLSDFGEYTAETLRAGDRLVLTDCDSTEQLSDEGEATFTTLDSYANVAVPLVKNDRLVAFFAVDNAKPREWTDTEIEMVDETAERTWAAVERAHAEQARRESEERFRAVANLVPSLLWSNDPEGSTFWYNQQWLDYTGQTMEEAADYGWLNAIHPEDREQSLENFQRAVDAGEPLRQEYRIQRHDGEYHWFLVQARPVRNDGEISRWFGAATDIHDQREMRATLERLNAVTRDLLDTESATIEDRIAGLVRDILDVEYAALWRYDDQRGDLEQHAVDTAPDVDPGSISVSTELSELVWQTFVGSDIEVATDLDGQDDTWGSLGSRVLVPLGRHGVVCLGSPRSGTFDEGTVDLVEMVAATVETAWDRAAGEAELADRNEELVRLDSLNTLIREINQALVAADTREEIDDAVCERLANSDRYEFAWIGEHDPGSDSIEPRAWAGVDGGYLEDLSITVADDPTTRDPIARAAQTGDLQTVADIATSSGFAPWREATLERGARSLVCIPLVYEDATYGVLTVYADRPQSDEDERNLDVLSELGATIAHALNARETRATLQTDSVVELTLRFEDADTPLCRLAGEAECSIEHQGIVPRSGGQADVFFVARGVSPAELRTVAARSLAVEEFDCLTGCADGSLFRARVSDPTLAARLTDEGAVVRSLVVDDGVATAVLDVPHTAAVREYLDRLRQWAPDFDLRARTSRERPLKTRQSFVAVLEDHLTDRQREVLQTAYLSGFFEMPRVSNGQEVTELLGVSQPTFSEDLRAAERRLCAVLFETDPRE; this is translated from the coding sequence ATGACCTCGGCCGCACCGTCAGCCGTCGACGTCCTGGAGACGGTCGACGCCCTCGGCCCGCCCGGAACACCGGTGACGACCCCGGAAGTCGCAGAGGGCTTCGACTGCACCCAGCGGACGATCTACAACCGACTCGACACACTCGTCGCGGAGGGACCACTCCGAACGAAGAAGGTGGGCGCGAACAGCCGCGTCTGGTGGCGGCCCGTCGACGCTGCTCGCCACCGAAACGGTGGCGCATCCGGCCAGCGCCGTCCCGTCACACTCCGAGACGGCGGGGCTTCCCCACTCGACGCCGATAGCGAGATGGCCGAGCGCATCCGCGAGTTCGAGTGGGGCGACACTCCACTCGGTCCGATGGACGACTGGCCGGCAGAGTTGCGGGTCGCCGTCGACATCATGCTCGGAGCGGAACGAGCCATCGGCATCTACTGGGGTGAGGATCTGACGCTGTTGTACAACGATCTAGCGCGTGACGTTATCGGGGAGAAGCATCCCGACGCGCTCGGCCAACCGGCTCGGACGGTGTTTGCGGAAGCGTGGCACAAGCTCGGTCAGCCCCTCGAACGGGTCCTGTCGGGCGAGGGGGCGGCCCGACTCGACGAGTTTCTGCTCCCACTCGAACGAACCGACGAGATGGAAGACACCTGGTGGGACACGGTCTACAGTCCGATCCCGCTCGAAGACGGCTCCGTCGGTGGGGTGTTCAATATCGCGGTCGACGTCACCGACCGGAAGCGCCGGGAACGAAACACTGCCTTCTTGGAAGCCCTCGATGCGGAACTGACCGAACTCACCTCGCCGGAAGAGATCGTTGCGACGGCCGGAGAGCGGATCAACGACTATCTGAACGTCGCCGTCTACAACATGAGCTCGATCGACGAAGACGCCGATACGGTCGATCACCTCTACGTGTGGGAAGACGACACCGTGCGGTCCGTGCCCGACACGGTACGTCTCTCGGAGTTCTCGACGGACGCGTTCCGCGAGGCGGTCCGGGCCGGCCACCCGATCGTCAGCTCCGACACACACGAGGATGGGTACACCGACGCTCGCGCCACCGAGACTATCGACGTCCGCTCGTTCATCACCGTCCCGTTTCACCGAGAGGGCGACTGGGAGTACCTGCTCAGCCTCACCGATACAGCACCCCGGGAGTGGCGTGAGGACGAGGTCGAACTCGTTCAGGAACTGGCGAAGCGACTGTTCCCGCGGCTCGAACGCGCTCGTGCCGAAGATGCCCTTCGGGAGTCCGAACAGCGCTATCGCAGGCTGTTCGACTCTCTCAACGAGTCCATCGAAGCGGCCTTCTTCGTCGTCGAGCAGGTATCCGGCGAAAACGAGGGTCCGCCGGATCGCGGCGAGTTGGCGGCGTACCGCTTCGTCGAGACGAACCCTGCGTTCGAGGAGTTCACTGGATTGACCGACGTCGTCGGAAAACGAGTGACCGACCTCGGTCTCGACGGCGACGTGCCCGGCTCCGACGTCTGGGACGAGGTGGAACGGACAGGCGAATCGAGACGATTCGAGATCGAAGTCACTGACGGCCCTCTCGACGCTGGCTGGTACGACGTTCGCGTCTTCCCGTACGGGAGGTCGGACGGCGGAGCCGTCGCGTGTCTCGTCGACGACATCACCGAGCGGAAGCAACTCGAAGACGATCTCCGGACCGAAAAAGAACGACTCGACGTCGCGGTGGAGCACTCGCCGCTCGTTCTCTTCCGACTGGATACGGAGCTTCGATACACCTGGATACGGAACCCGGATCAGGATTTCGAGGAGGTGGACGTGCTAGGGAAGCGTGATGACGAACTGTTATCGCCCGACGCGGCCGAGACGCTCAGGGCACCCAAACTGCGGGCGCTGGAAACCGGCGAGCGCGTCCGCGAGGAGGTGACCTACGAGTTACCCTCCGGTCAGGTGACCTACGACCTCACGGCGGCCCCGATCCGAGACGACTCCGGAGAGATCACCGGCTTGCTGTGTTCTGCGCTCGATCTGACCGAGCGAAAGGCGGCCGAGGAGAGACTCGAAGCGCGGGCCGAACTGGACGCGTTCCGCGTCGAACTCACCGACGCGATCCGTCCACTCTCGGATCCCGAAGCGATCCAGCGGGAGGCCGCACGCGTCCTCGGGGAGTGGCTCGACGTCGCGCGCGCCCACTACGCCGAAGTCGACGAGGACGAGGAGACGTTCCGGATTCACGCCGATCACTACCGCAGCGACGTCAGTTCGACCGTGGGCGAGCACCGTCTGTCGGACTTCGGCGAGTACACCGCGGAGACGCTTCGTGCCGGCGATCGCCTCGTCCTGACCGACTGTGACTCGACCGAGCAACTGAGCGACGAGGGGGAAGCGACGTTCACGACACTCGACAGCTACGCCAACGTCGCCGTGCCGCTGGTCAAGAACGACCGTCTCGTGGCGTTTTTCGCCGTCGACAACGCGAAACCCCGCGAGTGGACCGACACCGAGATCGAAATGGTCGATGAGACCGCCGAGCGCACCTGGGCGGCCGTCGAGCGGGCGCACGCCGAACAGGCTCGCCGTGAGAGCGAGGAGCGATTCCGCGCCGTGGCGAACCTCGTGCCGAGCCTCCTGTGGAGCAACGATCCGGAGGGGTCGACGTTCTGGTACAATCAGCAATGGCTCGACTACACCGGCCAGACCATGGAGGAAGCCGCCGACTACGGGTGGCTGAACGCTATCCACCCCGAAGACCGCGAGCAGTCCCTCGAAAACTTCCAGCGTGCGGTCGACGCGGGCGAGCCGCTCCGGCAGGAGTACCGTATCCAGCGCCACGATGGAGAGTATCACTGGTTCCTCGTCCAAGCGCGACCGGTGAGGAACGATGGAGAGATCAGCCGCTGGTTCGGCGCGGCGACCGACATTCACGACCAACGTGAGATGCGGGCGACGCTCGAACGGCTCAACGCCGTGACCCGGGACCTGCTCGATACCGAGTCGGCGACGATCGAAGACCGGATCGCCGGGCTCGTGCGGGACATTCTCGACGTCGAATACGCCGCCCTCTGGCGATACGACGACCAGCGCGGTGACCTCGAACAACACGCTGTCGACACGGCCCCGGACGTGGACCCCGGCTCGATCAGCGTCTCGACCGAGCTCTCCGAGTTGGTCTGGCAGACGTTCGTCGGGAGCGATATCGAGGTGGCGACCGATCTCGACGGTCAGGATGACACGTGGGGTTCGCTCGGAAGCCGCGTGCTCGTGCCTCTGGGCCGCCACGGCGTCGTGTGTCTCGGTTCTCCCCGGTCGGGCACCTTCGACGAGGGGACGGTCGACCTCGTCGAGATGGTGGCCGCGACCGTCGAGACCGCGTGGGACCGCGCCGCCGGCGAAGCGGAGTTAGCGGACCGGAACGAAGAGTTGGTCCGTCTCGACAGTCTCAACACGCTCATCCGCGAAATCAACCAGGCGCTCGTGGCCGCCGACACGCGCGAGGAGATCGACGACGCCGTCTGCGAACGACTGGCGAACTCCGACCGCTACGAGTTCGCCTGGATCGGCGAGCACGATCCGGGATCTGACTCGATCGAACCACGGGCGTGGGCCGGCGTGGACGGCGGCTACCTCGAGGACCTCTCGATCACGGTGGCCGACGACCCGACCACCCGTGACCCGATCGCCCGTGCCGCCCAGACTGGCGACCTACAGACTGTCGCCGACATCGCCACGAGCAGTGGCTTCGCTCCGTGGCGGGAAGCGACACTCGAACGCGGTGCCCGGTCGCTGGTCTGCATCCCGCTCGTGTACGAGGATGCAACGTACGGCGTGTTGACCGTCTACGCCGACCGTCCGCAGTCCGACGAGGACGAGCGCAACCTGGACGTGCTGTCGGAACTCGGTGCCACGATCGCACACGCGCTCAACGCCCGGGAGACGCGGGCGACGTTACAGACGGACAGCGTCGTCGAACTCACGCTCCGGTTCGAGGACGCCGACACCCCCCTGTGTCGACTCGCCGGCGAGGCGGAGTGTTCCATCGAACACCAGGGGATCGTCCCCCGATCCGGCGGCCAGGCCGACGTCTTCTTCGTCGCACGTGGGGTCTCGCCGGCGGAGCTTCGAACCGTCGCAGCGCGCTCGCTCGCGGTCGAGGAGTTCGACTGTCTCACCGGCTGTGCCGACGGGTCGTTGTTCAGAGCGCGGGTGAGCGACCCGACGCTGGCGGCGCGGCTCACAGACGAGGGGGCCGTCGTGCGCTCGTTGGTCGTCGACGACGGGGTGGCAACCGCCGTTCTCGACGTCCCGCACACGGCCGCAGTTCGCGAGTACCTGGACCGACTTCGCCAGTGGGCCCCAGACTTCGACCTGCGCGCCCGCACGTCACGAGAGCGGCCACTGAAGACCCGGCAGTCCTTCGTGGCCGTGCTCGAAGACCACCTGACAGACCGCCAGCGGGAGGTCCTGCAGACGGCGTATCTGAGTGGGTTCTTCGAGATGCCACGGGTCAGTAACGGACAGGAGGTCACCGAACTGCTCGGCGTCTCCCAGCCGACCTTCTCCGAGGACCTCCGTGCGGCCGAACGGCGTCTCTGTGCGGTCCTCTTCGAGACCGACCCACGCGAGTAG
- a CDS encoding NAD(P) transhydrogenase subunit alpha — MIVGVPGETATDESRVALIPPVAQKLVDRGHTVTITTRAGRGADWTDEQYAAAGCDVVERRADVFDRADVVLQVRALGAVPDAPMDPYREGQTVVGLLGPYTIDDETLGVLATRRVSAFALELLPRIGRAQSMDVLTSMASVGGYKAAVMAADALPSLFPMQTTAAGTVRPADVFVVGAGVAGLQAIATARRLGARVRAYDIRPPVREEVESLGAEFLELDVEPTETPETDGYAREQGAEFYRKQREAMTAAVARADVVITAAAVPGRPAPTLVTAEMVEGMDAGSVVVDLAADSGGNCEPTRPGETVDYDGVEILGPKNLPARVSHTASQLFATNLRNFLDGLLVDEELHVDLTDEVVDATLLTHEGTVRPPARGGGPDGG, encoded by the coding sequence ATGATCGTCGGTGTCCCCGGTGAGACAGCCACCGACGAGTCTCGCGTCGCACTCATCCCGCCGGTCGCACAGAAACTGGTCGACCGGGGCCACACCGTGACGATCACCACGCGGGCGGGTCGCGGGGCCGACTGGACTGACGAGCAGTACGCGGCCGCAGGGTGTGACGTGGTCGAGCGTCGAGCCGACGTGTTCGACCGGGCGGACGTCGTCCTGCAGGTGCGGGCACTCGGTGCAGTTCCCGACGCGCCGATGGATCCGTACCGCGAGGGGCAGACGGTCGTCGGCCTCCTCGGGCCGTACACCATCGACGACGAGACACTCGGCGTGCTGGCGACCCGCCGCGTCAGCGCCTTCGCGCTCGAACTCCTCCCGCGAATCGGGCGGGCACAGAGTATGGACGTGCTGACCTCGATGGCGAGCGTCGGCGGGTACAAGGCCGCCGTCATGGCAGCGGACGCCCTGCCGAGTCTGTTCCCGATGCAGACGACCGCCGCCGGGACGGTCAGACCGGCTGACGTCTTCGTGGTCGGCGCGGGCGTGGCCGGCCTTCAGGCGATCGCGACCGCCAGACGGCTCGGTGCACGCGTCCGTGCGTACGACATCAGACCGCCGGTCAGAGAGGAGGTCGAGAGCCTCGGTGCGGAGTTTCTCGAACTCGACGTCGAACCGACAGAGACCCCCGAGACTGACGGGTACGCCCGAGAGCAGGGTGCTGAGTTCTACCGAAAACAGCGCGAGGCCATGACCGCTGCGGTGGCGCGTGCAGACGTCGTGATCACCGCTGCGGCGGTCCCCGGCCGTCCGGCTCCGACACTCGTCACCGCCGAGATGGTCGAGGGGATGGACGCAGGCTCCGTCGTCGTCGACCTGGCGGCCGACAGCGGGGGCAACTGTGAACCGACACGGCCGGGAGAGACGGTCGACTACGACGGTGTCGAGATTCTCGGCCCGAAGAACCTCCCGGCGAGGGTCTCACACACGGCGAGTCAACTGTTCGCGACCAACCTCCGCAACTTCCTCGACGGTCTGCTCGTCGACGAGGAGTTGCACGTCGACCTCACGGACGAGGTCGTCGACGCGACGCTCCTCACGCACGAGGGCACGGTTCGGCCACCGGCACGGGGAGGTGGGCCAGATGGGGGCTGA
- a CDS encoding NAD(P) transhydrogenase subunit alpha, whose product MAFVEHLTLFVLAAFLGYELITKIPATLHTPLISGTNAISGITLIGSVLVAGSGNTTLATVLGFFAVVLATINVVGGYLISQKMLKSFGRRRGD is encoded by the coding sequence ATGGCGTTCGTCGAGCACCTCACGCTGTTCGTCCTCGCCGCGTTCCTCGGCTACGAACTCATCACGAAGATCCCGGCGACCCTGCACACGCCGCTCATCTCCGGGACGAACGCCATCTCGGGGATCACGCTCATCGGGTCGGTGCTCGTCGCCGGATCGGGCAACACCACGCTCGCGACCGTCCTCGGCTTTTTCGCCGTCGTGCTGGCGACGATCAACGTCGTCGGGGGCTACCTGATCAGCCAGAAGATGCTGAAGAGTTTCGGCCGACGGCGGGGTGACTGA